The following coding sequences are from one Paenibacillus sp. FSL R5-0912 window:
- a CDS encoding AraC family transcriptional regulator translates to MEPIRKHFGNEMPFTLLLDYKETKSPQRELPDHQHDWYEIIYVYGGKGSFFIDQTFYEMRQGDVIVVPGNTVHRGFPDNEEPVTSSAVFFSPGLVLNHTYSESYAYLKLFDAAKKNKQYKYTLSPEHAGILQNDIDAIHSEREQSHPDGGQALTLLLHLTLLHLNRYCLPQAAEPETSSALLPDWFREALSYINDHLDQPLELASLAGRAAISPAHFSRVFKQRLGMNVTDYIATKRIFAAKDSLLQSSGTIEQIAMACGFESMPHFYRTFKRITKVTPAAYRRNSRTH, encoded by the coding sequence ATGGAACCGATCCGCAAGCATTTCGGCAACGAAATGCCGTTCACTCTGCTTCTGGACTACAAGGAAACCAAAAGCCCGCAGCGCGAGCTGCCCGACCATCAGCATGACTGGTACGAAATCATATACGTGTACGGCGGCAAAGGAAGCTTTTTCATTGATCAGACCTTTTATGAAATGCGCCAGGGCGACGTTATCGTTGTTCCCGGAAACACGGTGCACCGGGGATTTCCCGACAACGAGGAGCCGGTGACCTCCTCCGCTGTATTTTTCAGCCCGGGTCTTGTTCTTAACCACACCTACAGCGAGTCCTATGCTTATCTGAAGCTGTTTGACGCTGCCAAGAAGAACAAGCAGTACAAGTATACCCTATCACCTGAACACGCCGGAATTTTACAGAACGATATCGATGCAATCCACAGTGAACGGGAGCAGAGCCACCCGGACGGCGGACAAGCCCTGACGCTGCTGCTCCATCTCACACTGCTTCACTTGAACCGCTACTGCCTGCCGCAGGCCGCCGAGCCGGAAACCTCAAGCGCCTTGCTGCCGGACTGGTTCCGTGAGGCGCTCAGCTATATCAACGATCACCTGGATCAGCCGCTGGAGCTGGCCTCTTTGGCAGGGCGGGCGGCGATCTCTCCGGCCCACTTCAGCCGGGTCTTTAAGCAGCGTCTGGGGATGAATGTGACGGATTACATTGCGACCAAACGGATTTTTGCCGCCAAGGACAGCCTGCTGCAATCCAGCGGCACGATCGAGCAGATTGCCATGGCCTGCGGCTTCGAGAGTATGCCCCATTTCTACCGTACGTTCAAGAGGATTACCAAAGTGACACCGGCTGCCTACCGGAGAAACAGCAGAACTCATTGA
- a CDS encoding aldo/keto reductase: protein MKYRKLGNTGLDVSVLSYGASSLGSVFRDVPKEEGIRTVHTALDMGINLIDVSPYYGLTKAETVLGEALQTVPRDRYILSTKAGRYGSDEFDFSRERIIRSAEESMGRLGTDYIDILLLHDIEFGSLEQVMEEGIPALEELKQSGKIRYFGVTGLPLPIFETVLSRTALDVILSYCHYSLNDTTLLQLLPLLESCGTGLINASPISMGLLSNRKVPDWHPASAEIQAACQRAAEYCRDKGEDIAKLAVQFSTANEQIPTTLVSTATPENIRNNIKWTDEPMNEQLLSEVRDILKPVDGATWPSGQPEWNVAQGRNGERI from the coding sequence ATGAAATACAGAAAGCTGGGGAATACAGGGCTGGATGTCTCCGTATTAAGCTACGGGGCATCATCGCTGGGAAGCGTATTCCGGGATGTTCCCAAGGAAGAAGGAATCCGTACGGTTCACACGGCGCTTGATATGGGGATTAACCTCATCGACGTCTCTCCTTACTACGGCCTGACGAAAGCGGAGACCGTTCTGGGAGAAGCGCTGCAGACTGTTCCGCGGGACCGCTACATCCTGAGTACGAAGGCCGGACGTTATGGCTCGGATGAGTTTGATTTCTCCAGAGAGCGGATTATCCGCAGCGCCGAAGAGAGTATGGGCCGTCTGGGAACGGACTATATAGATATTTTGCTGCTGCATGATATTGAATTCGGCTCTCTGGAACAGGTGATGGAAGAGGGGATTCCAGCGCTTGAGGAGTTGAAGCAATCCGGGAAAATCCGTTATTTCGGCGTGACCGGCCTGCCTCTTCCTATCTTCGAGACCGTGTTGTCGCGGACCGCCCTGGATGTCATCCTGTCCTACTGTCACTATTCGCTGAATGACACCACGCTGCTTCAGCTCCTTCCGCTGCTGGAGAGCTGCGGCACAGGACTAATCAATGCCTCGCCTATCTCCATGGGTCTGCTCAGCAACCGTAAAGTGCCTGACTGGCATCCGGCGAGTGCGGAGATCCAGGCCGCGTGTCAGCGTGCCGCCGAATATTGCCGGGACAAGGGAGAGGACATCGCCAAGCTGGCGGTCCAGTTCTCTACTGCGAATGAACAGATTCCGACAACACTTGTAAGCACTGCGACACCGGAGAATATCCGCAACAATATTAAATGGACGGATGAGCCGATGAATGAACAATTACTGTCGGAAGTACGGGACATTCTGAAGCCTGTCGACGGTGCAACCTGGCCGAGCGGCCAGCCGGAGTGGAACGTAGCTCAAGGCCGGAACGGGGAGCGAATATAA
- a CDS encoding glycoside hydrolase family 31 protein: protein MKGGTIVKLIAIHSGTDGVRLETTEGIMHIAMYTPGIARIRYTLNAELSGKESLMVVSRPEADSVEWKVTDLTGHLEISTALLTIQVDKQTCAFSYRDSNGRLLTREPSRGGKTLERTEVYHTVFDASSETVETGQGADGLRARAEGVNRRLDREACHTKLEFEWQEGEALYGLGSHEEGMMNLRGRQQYLYQQNMKAVVPVLVSTRGYGILVDSGSYMTFHDDAFGSYLWSDVDEEMNYYFIYGPEFDQITGGIRYLTGEAPMLPKWSFGYVQSKERYISQAELIATVQEYRERSLPLDCIVLDWQSWTGNLWGQKTFDPERFPDPSQMMNSLHAMNAKLMVSIWPIMGAGGANHEEMNERGFLLGNQATYDAFCAEARELYWKQANDGLFSHGVDAWWCDCTEPFEADWKGAVKPEPEQRLLINTSESKRYLDPGLINAYSMQHSKGIYEGQRAATSEKRVINLTRSAFAGQHRYGTITWSGDIAANWETLRKQIADGLNFCLTGSPYWTLDIGAFFVKKQKEQWFWNGDYDEGVADLGYRELYVRWFQLGAFLPMFRSHGTDTPREVWQFGEEGEPMYDTLVKYLKLRYRLMPYIYSLAGAVAHRSYTLFRALAFDYREDVQVHSIGDQFMFGPAFMVAPVTEAMYYGPGSRELEGISKQRSVYLPAGEWYDYWSDERMEGGLTIEAKADLETIPLFVRAGSIVPLGPEVQYTDEQPDAVIGLKVYGGKDTSFTLYEDEGDNYNYEHGSYSMILMTWSEADRSLTIGKRSGEYAGMQGVRQFTVEIAGHAGSCIVTYEGEAVTIREADLHL from the coding sequence ATGAAGGGTGGAACCATTGTGAAACTGATTGCTATACACTCCGGTACAGATGGCGTAAGGCTGGAGACTACAGAGGGGATTATGCATATCGCTATGTATACGCCGGGCATCGCCAGAATCCGGTATACTCTCAATGCAGAGCTAAGCGGGAAAGAGAGTCTTATGGTGGTGAGCCGCCCGGAGGCAGATAGTGTAGAGTGGAAGGTCACAGATCTGACCGGCCATCTGGAAATATCAACAGCACTGCTTACGATTCAAGTGGACAAACAGACCTGTGCATTCAGCTACAGGGATTCGAATGGCAGACTGCTGACACGGGAGCCGTCCAGAGGCGGCAAGACCCTGGAGCGGACAGAGGTCTATCATACGGTCTTCGATGCTTCGTCCGAGACGGTTGAGACCGGTCAGGGGGCCGATGGTCTGCGCGCGAGAGCCGAAGGGGTCAACCGCAGGCTGGACAGAGAAGCTTGTCATACGAAGCTGGAATTTGAATGGCAGGAAGGTGAAGCCCTGTATGGACTTGGCTCCCACGAAGAAGGGATGATGAACCTCCGGGGCCGGCAGCAATACTTGTACCAGCAGAATATGAAAGCGGTTGTTCCGGTGCTTGTGTCTACGCGCGGCTACGGGATTCTGGTAGATTCCGGGTCGTACATGACCTTCCATGATGATGCCTTTGGCTCCTACCTCTGGAGTGATGTTGATGAAGAAATGAATTATTATTTCATTTACGGGCCGGAGTTCGATCAGATTACCGGGGGAATCCGTTACCTGACCGGAGAAGCGCCAATGCTTCCCAAGTGGTCCTTCGGTTATGTACAGTCCAAGGAAAGGTACATCTCCCAGGCAGAACTCATTGCCACTGTGCAGGAGTATCGTGAGCGGTCGCTTCCCCTTGATTGTATCGTGCTCGACTGGCAGTCCTGGACGGGGAATCTGTGGGGGCAAAAGACCTTCGATCCCGAACGTTTCCCTGACCCCTCGCAGATGATGAACAGCCTGCACGCCATGAATGCCAAGCTCATGGTATCGATCTGGCCGATTATGGGCGCAGGCGGGGCCAACCATGAGGAGATGAACGAACGCGGCTTCCTTCTCGGCAATCAGGCCACCTATGACGCCTTCTGCGCGGAGGCACGCGAATTGTACTGGAAGCAGGCCAATGACGGGCTGTTCTCCCACGGAGTCGATGCCTGGTGGTGCGATTGCACCGAGCCGTTTGAAGCGGACTGGAAGGGAGCGGTGAAGCCGGAGCCAGAGCAGCGCCTGCTGATCAACACCTCGGAATCCAAACGTTATCTCGATCCGGGGCTGATCAATGCCTATTCCATGCAGCACTCCAAAGGTATCTATGAAGGCCAGCGTGCAGCGACCTCAGAGAAACGGGTGATCAATCTGACTCGCTCCGCCTTTGCGGGGCAGCACCGGTACGGCACGATTACATGGTCAGGCGATATCGCCGCCAATTGGGAGACGCTGAGGAAGCAGATTGCCGACGGCCTTAACTTCTGCCTTACAGGTTCTCCGTATTGGACACTGGATATCGGTGCTTTTTTCGTGAAGAAGCAGAAGGAGCAATGGTTCTGGAACGGGGATTATGACGAAGGCGTCGCCGATCTCGGATACCGTGAGCTGTACGTCCGCTGGTTCCAGCTAGGGGCCTTCCTGCCGATGTTCCGTTCCCATGGGACGGATACGCCAAGAGAGGTGTGGCAGTTCGGAGAAGAGGGAGAGCCGATGTACGATACACTTGTGAAATATCTGAAGCTCCGGTACAGGCTGATGCCTTACATCTACTCACTGGCCGGTGCCGTCGCACACCGCAGCTATACCCTGTTCCGGGCGCTAGCCTTCGACTACCGGGAAGATGTGCAGGTCCATTCGATCGGTGACCAGTTCATGTTCGGTCCGGCCTTCATGGTAGCTCCTGTAACGGAGGCAATGTATTACGGTCCCGGCTCGCGTGAGCTTGAGGGAATCAGTAAGCAGCGCAGTGTCTACCTCCCTGCAGGGGAATGGTACGATTACTGGAGCGATGAACGGATGGAAGGCGGCCTGACGATTGAAGCCAAGGCCGACCTGGAGACAATTCCGCTCTTCGTCCGCGCCGGTTCGATTGTTCCACTTGGCCCGGAAGTTCAATATACGGATGAACAGCCGGATGCTGTGATTGGCCTCAAGGTATACGGCGGTAAGGATACGTCCTTCACCCTGTATGAAGATGAAGGGGATAATTACAATTATGAGCACGGCTCCTATTCCATGATCTTGATGACCTGGAGCGAAGCGGACCGTAGCTTAACCATTGGGAAGCGGTCAGGAGAGTATGCCGGTATGCAGGGGGTAAGACAATTTACTGTCGAGATCGCCGGACATGCCGGAAGCTGTATCGTAACTTATGAGGGAGAAGCTGTAACCATCCGGGAAGCAGACCTGCACCTCTGA
- a CDS encoding glycoside hydrolase family 95 protein, producing MEQSQRLWYSEPAQEWNEALPIGNGRLGAMIFGRVAEEKLQLNEDSVWYGGPRDRNNEDALPHLPKLRKLILEGKLKEAEELAAMTMTGLPEAQRHYLPLGELLLSFGGHEQPAADYRRELDLERGVSRVSYSTGGVRYTRELFASFPDQAIVVRLTSDRKNGISLKARFNRHNWRYLEKTEKWQDHGLVMGGECGGRGGSSFAAVLKAVTEDGTCRNIGEYLLVEGASSVTLLLAAGTTFRHPDPALHAKRQLEELSRVSYEELLARHVADYRGLHGRVELTLPENPQLHGLSTGERLKRFQQGEEDHGLLTTYFQYGRYLLISSSRPGSLPANLQGIWNDSFTPAWDSKFTININAQMNYWPAEICNLAECHEPLFDLIERLREPGRVTARVMYGCGGFTAHHNTDIWADTAPQDTYLPASFWPLGAAWLCLHMWEHYQFSQDRYYLVQAYDTMKESAQFLLDYLIEDEAGRLITCPSVSPENTYQLPGGESGVLCAGASMDFQIIEALFKACIRSAEIIGRDEAFREELLSALERLPGPQIGKYGQIQEWMEDYEEVEPGHRHISHLFALYPGDAFTVEHTPELAAAARTTLERRLASGGGHTGWSRAWIINFWARLQDESKAYTNVRALLEHSTLPNLFDNHPPFQIDGNFGGTAGIAEMLLQSHTDRIRLLPALPASWSEGSVKGLRARGGYTLDFTWADGLVTEAVVSCTVSGPCRIEGPGLDSVSFTGEAGSSYTFTR from the coding sequence ATGGAACAGAGCCAGCGGTTATGGTACAGTGAACCGGCGCAGGAATGGAATGAGGCGTTGCCGATTGGCAACGGGCGTCTCGGAGCCATGATCTTCGGCAGGGTAGCCGAGGAGAAGCTGCAGCTCAATGAGGATTCCGTATGGTACGGAGGTCCACGTGACCGCAACAACGAAGACGCGCTGCCTCATCTGCCCAAGCTCCGCAAGCTGATCCTTGAGGGGAAGCTGAAGGAGGCGGAGGAACTCGCCGCGATGACGATGACGGGGCTGCCGGAAGCGCAGCGCCATTATCTGCCGCTGGGCGAGCTGCTGCTGTCGTTCGGCGGGCATGAGCAGCCGGCTGCGGATTATAGACGGGAGCTTGATTTGGAGCGCGGCGTATCCCGGGTGAGCTATTCAACCGGAGGGGTCCGGTATACCCGTGAGCTGTTTGCGAGCTTCCCGGATCAGGCCATAGTGGTTCGGTTGACCTCCGACCGGAAGAATGGAATATCTCTGAAGGCGAGATTCAACCGTCACAACTGGAGATACCTGGAGAAGACGGAGAAGTGGCAGGACCATGGACTCGTGATGGGCGGAGAATGCGGAGGCCGAGGAGGCAGCTCCTTCGCTGCCGTACTGAAGGCAGTTACGGAAGACGGCACCTGCCGCAACATCGGAGAATATCTGCTTGTGGAGGGGGCAAGCTCGGTTACGCTGCTGCTTGCCGCAGGAACCACATTCCGCCATCCCGATCCGGCGCTGCACGCCAAAAGGCAGCTTGAAGAACTGAGCCGGGTCTCTTATGAAGAGCTGCTGGCACGTCATGTTGCGGATTACCGCGGCTTGCATGGGCGGGTTGAACTGACGCTCCCGGAGAACCCGCAGCTACACGGGCTGTCGACCGGCGAACGGCTAAAGCGGTTTCAGCAGGGGGAGGAGGATCACGGGCTGCTCACAACCTATTTCCAGTATGGCCGTTATTTGCTGATTTCCTCCAGCCGTCCAGGTTCCTTGCCAGCGAATCTGCAGGGAATCTGGAATGACAGCTTCACCCCGGCCTGGGACAGCAAATTCACGATCAATATCAACGCGCAAATGAATTACTGGCCTGCTGAAATCTGCAATCTTGCAGAATGCCATGAGCCACTGTTCGATTTGATTGAACGGCTGCGGGAGCCGGGACGGGTGACGGCCAGGGTGATGTACGGCTGCGGAGGCTTCACGGCACATCACAATACGGACATCTGGGCGGATACCGCTCCGCAGGATACCTATCTGCCGGCGTCCTTCTGGCCGCTGGGCGCGGCCTGGCTGTGCTTGCATATGTGGGAACATTACCAGTTCAGCCAGGACCGTTATTATCTGGTTCAGGCGTACGATACCATGAAGGAGTCTGCGCAATTCCTGCTGGATTATCTCATAGAGGATGAGGCTGGCCGGTTGATTACCTGCCCGTCCGTCTCGCCGGAGAATACGTATCAACTGCCTGGCGGGGAATCGGGTGTGCTGTGCGCCGGGGCCTCCATGGACTTCCAGATCATTGAAGCGTTGTTCAAGGCCTGCATCCGCAGTGCGGAAATTATCGGCCGGGATGAGGCGTTCCGCGAAGAACTGCTCTCTGCGCTGGAGCGTCTGCCTGGACCGCAAATCGGGAAATACGGCCAGATTCAGGAGTGGATGGAGGATTACGAAGAGGTGGAGCCGGGACACCGTCATATCTCCCATCTGTTCGCCTTATACCCCGGGGATGCCTTCACGGTGGAGCATACGCCGGAGCTGGCGGCAGCAGCCCGGACTACACTGGAGCGCAGACTTGCAAGCGGCGGCGGACACACCGGCTGGAGCCGGGCCTGGATCATTAACTTCTGGGCCAGACTGCAGGATGAGAGCAAAGCCTACACGAATGTAAGGGCATTGCTGGAGCATTCGACCCTGCCTAATCTGTTCGATAACCATCCGCCGTTCCAGATTGACGGGAATTTCGGAGGAACCGCGGGAATTGCCGAGATGCTGCTGCAGAGTCACACGGATCGCATCAGACTGCTGCCCGCGCTGCCTGCAAGCTGGAGTGAGGGTAGTGTGAAGGGTCTGCGGGCAAGAGGCGGCTATACCCTTGACTTCACGTGGGCCGATGGACTCGTTACGGAAGCGGTAGTATCATGTACCGTATCCGGTCCATGCCGGATCGAAGGCCCGGGTCTGGATTCCGTTTCGTTCACAGGGGAAGCGGGAAGCTCTTATACGTTTACCCGGTAA
- a CDS encoding amidohydrolase family protein, which yields MYIDAHQHYWKIDRDDYGWITPDIPVLFRDYLPADLEPHLHKHGISHTIVVQAAPTVEETEYILGLSEQSDSIAGVIGWLDLASPSFREQYQQLRGHRKFTGLRVMIQEMEDPGLLLTRPYIEALSFLADEDLPVDLLVLADQLPQLIELLDRVPGLRGVIDHLAKPKVAAGQLEPWRSRMSEIAKHPNICCKLSGMVTEAGPEGWTQEDFTAYIHAVLELFGPERVMFGSDWPVCLMAATYDEVLQILRTALQERLSPEEMEPVFGANAVRFYKLDSL from the coding sequence ATGTATATAGATGCTCATCAGCATTATTGGAAGATAGACAGGGACGATTACGGATGGATTACGCCGGACATTCCGGTGCTGTTCCGCGATTATCTGCCCGCCGATCTTGAACCGCATTTGCACAAGCACGGGATTAGCCACACGATTGTGGTACAGGCCGCGCCTACCGTGGAAGAGACGGAATACATCCTGGGACTGAGTGAACAGTCGGATTCCATAGCGGGTGTGATAGGCTGGCTGGACCTTGCGAGTCCGTCCTTCCGTGAGCAATATCAGCAGCTTCGCGGGCACCGGAAGTTCACCGGTCTTCGCGTGATGATCCAGGAGATGGAGGACCCCGGCCTGCTTTTGACCCGTCCATATATAGAAGCGCTCTCATTTCTTGCGGACGAGGATCTACCCGTTGATCTGCTGGTTCTTGCAGATCAGCTTCCGCAGCTTATAGAGCTGCTGGATCGGGTTCCGGGTCTAAGAGGGGTCATCGACCATTTAGCCAAGCCTAAGGTTGCAGCGGGTCAATTAGAGCCGTGGCGAAGCCGGATGTCGGAGATTGCGAAGCACCCGAATATCTGCTGCAAGCTGTCGGGAATGGTAACGGAAGCCGGTCCGGAGGGCTGGACACAGGAGGATTTCACAGCTTATATCCATGCGGTGCTGGAGCTATTCGGACCGGAGCGCGTGATGTTCGGCAGCGATTGGCCTGTATGCCTGATGGCGGCAACCTACGATGAGGTCCTTCAGATCTTGCGCACGGCACTGCAGGAACGGCTGTCGCCGGAAGAGATGGAGCCGGTCTTTGGAGCGAATGCAGTGAGATTTTACAAGTTGGATTCACTATAG
- a CDS encoding extracellular solute-binding protein — protein MHKTAKRSAKAAAAGVLALTLALTGCGSGNNSSNTGSKDNTSGGNASPAAAGDDNAPVTFSVFMSGPGQQPTPDNKILKLMKDKTGVSFNMEFLVGDLQQKLGVMIAGGDYPDIMSGDDKLINAKAYIPLEDLIEKYAPNLKKHYADVWNQIKDESDGHIYVLPSYGVYQGKITEPTYQGPGFWLQKKVLEEMGYPTPKTLDEYFDIIAKYKEKHPDVIGFESLNFDWRVFPLQNAPEHLSGHPNDGAVVVDNNVAQIFADKDMAKDYYKKLNEINAQGLMDKEAFVQNYDQYLAKIASGKVVGMFDQHWNFQDGETSLISQGKIEDTYIGFPLLYPGAEEWYRDRGAVGTNRGFGISINAKDPERIIKFWDQMITEEWQKTIQWGVKGEDYEVNADGSFYRTPEQRANADKTSWQVANKITGMHGYMPKIQGTYSDGNAADPGTQPQEFFDSLKPYDQKILKAYNKKSWSEFFKEPKENYIYFPAYSIVLKDGSPAQLAQSKLNDLQVKFLPKAIMASPAEFEGVWQDYVDKIHKLDIKAYEDRMNEGIQQRIEKWSVK, from the coding sequence ATGCACAAAACGGCAAAACGTTCAGCCAAGGCCGCTGCAGCCGGTGTATTAGCACTCACACTGGCACTTACAGGCTGTGGTTCTGGCAACAACAGCAGCAACACCGGAAGCAAAGATAACACCAGTGGAGGAAACGCCAGTCCGGCAGCGGCTGGAGACGACAATGCTCCGGTAACATTCTCGGTATTTATGAGTGGTCCCGGGCAGCAGCCTACGCCTGACAACAAAATTCTCAAACTGATGAAAGACAAAACCGGGGTCAGCTTCAATATGGAATTCCTGGTTGGCGACCTGCAGCAAAAGCTGGGCGTCATGATCGCCGGGGGTGACTATCCGGACATCATGTCGGGGGACGACAAGCTGATCAATGCCAAAGCTTACATTCCGCTTGAGGATCTGATTGAGAAGTACGCACCTAACCTGAAGAAGCATTATGCCGATGTGTGGAACCAAATCAAGGATGAGAGTGACGGCCACATCTACGTACTGCCAAGCTATGGCGTATATCAAGGTAAAATTACTGAACCGACTTACCAGGGACCAGGCTTCTGGCTGCAAAAGAAGGTACTGGAGGAAATGGGCTATCCAACGCCTAAGACACTTGATGAATATTTCGATATCATTGCCAAATATAAAGAAAAACACCCGGATGTCATCGGGTTCGAATCGCTTAACTTCGACTGGCGTGTGTTCCCGCTGCAGAATGCGCCTGAGCATCTGTCAGGACATCCGAATGACGGAGCGGTGGTCGTAGACAACAATGTAGCGCAGATTTTTGCCGACAAGGATATGGCCAAGGACTACTACAAGAAGCTTAACGAGATTAACGCTCAAGGGCTGATGGACAAGGAAGCGTTCGTGCAGAACTATGACCAGTACCTGGCCAAGATCGCAAGCGGCAAGGTTGTGGGTATGTTTGACCAGCACTGGAACTTCCAGGATGGCGAGACTTCCCTGATCTCCCAGGGCAAAATCGAAGATACGTACATCGGCTTCCCTCTGCTCTATCCGGGTGCTGAGGAGTGGTACCGTGACCGCGGAGCGGTCGGCACCAACCGCGGCTTCGGCATTTCGATCAATGCCAAAGACCCTGAGCGCATTATCAAATTCTGGGATCAGATGATCACTGAGGAATGGCAGAAGACGATCCAATGGGGAGTCAAGGGTGAGGATTATGAAGTGAATGCGGACGGTTCGTTCTACCGGACACCGGAACAACGGGCAAACGCAGACAAGACAAGCTGGCAGGTAGCTAACAAAATCACAGGTATGCACGGTTATATGCCTAAGATTCAAGGTACGTACAGCGATGGAAATGCAGCAGATCCGGGTACGCAGCCACAGGAATTCTTCGACAGCCTGAAGCCGTATGACCAGAAGATTCTGAAGGCGTACAACAAGAAATCCTGGTCTGAATTCTTCAAGGAACCCAAAGAGAACTATATCTACTTCCCGGCTTACTCCATCGTGCTTAAGGATGGTTCGCCAGCTCAGCTTGCACAGTCCAAGCTGAATGACCTTCAGGTTAAATTCCTGCCCAAAGCCATTATGGCCAGTCCGGCAGAGTTCGAAGGCGTATGGCAGGATTATGTGGACAAAATCCACAAGCTGGACATCAAGGCCTACGAAGACCGGATGAATGAAGGCATCCAGCAGCGTATCGAAAAATGGAGCGTCAAGTAA
- a CDS encoding zinc-binding alcohol dehydrogenase family protein, with translation MKGIICEEIGKFVYREDLPEPELQVGEAIVSIRRIGICGTDLHAYRGNQPYFTYPRVLGHELSGTIERIGDNPQGLRAGDQVSVIPYLHCGQCRACLSGKTNCCQKMRVFGVHLDGGMRERVSLPVGNLLKTDGLTLDQAAMLEPLAIGAHAVRRSGLGSGDQVLVIGAGPIGLGVMAMARYAGAKVIAMDVNDERLEFCKGWAQAEHTVSALREPKEKLSGLTEGNFLPYVIDSTGNISSMEGAFGLVGHGGTLTYVGLVKGNITFNDPDFHAREMTVQGSRNATREDFEQVIRAITDGYIDVDSYISHRCSFEDMTGQFESWLNPESKVIKALVELD, from the coding sequence ATGAAGGGAATTATTTGTGAGGAGATCGGGAAGTTCGTATACCGGGAAGATCTGCCGGAGCCGGAGCTTCAGGTCGGAGAAGCCATTGTAAGTATCCGGCGGATCGGAATCTGCGGCACAGACCTGCATGCCTACCGGGGTAATCAGCCTTATTTCACTTATCCGCGTGTGCTTGGACATGAGCTGTCCGGGACGATTGAGCGCATTGGCGACAACCCGCAAGGGCTGCGGGCCGGTGATCAGGTAAGTGTGATTCCTTATCTGCATTGCGGGCAATGCCGGGCCTGTCTGAGCGGGAAAACGAACTGCTGTCAGAAAATGAGAGTGTTCGGTGTCCATTTGGACGGCGGAATGCGGGAGCGGGTGAGCTTACCTGTAGGTAATCTATTGAAGACAGACGGACTGACGCTGGATCAGGCGGCCATGCTGGAGCCCCTGGCTATCGGCGCACATGCCGTTCGGCGCTCTGGTCTGGGATCAGGCGATCAGGTGCTGGTTATCGGAGCCGGTCCTATCGGACTGGGCGTGATGGCGATGGCCAGATATGCCGGTGCGAAGGTGATCGCGATGGATGTCAACGATGAACGCCTGGAATTCTGCAAGGGCTGGGCGCAGGCGGAGCATACCGTGAGTGCCTTGCGCGAACCGAAGGAGAAGCTATCCGGGTTGACAGAAGGCAACTTCCTGCCTTATGTCATTGATTCCACCGGCAACATCTCCTCGATGGAGGGGGCCTTTGGCCTGGTTGGCCATGGAGGAACATTGACTTATGTTGGCTTGGTCAAAGGGAATATAACCTTTAATGATCCAGATTTCCATGCGCGGGAAATGACCGTGCAGGGCAGCAGAAATGCGACCCGGGAGGATTTTGAACAGGTGATTCGGGCCATTACTGACGGTTATATTGATGTAGACAGCTATATTTCCCACCGCTGCTCATTCGAAGATATGACCGGCCAGTTCGAGAGCTGGCTGAATCCGGAGTCCAAGGTAATTAAGGCACTGGTGGAGCTGGATTAA